The genomic stretch CCGGGTTGATGCTCTACGCGCTGCTCCGGAGCAAGCGACCGCTGCGGGCCTGGCCGCTGCTCGGCGGCGGGGCGGTCTACGCCGTCTTCGTCGTGGTGGCGGCGGTCTCCGTGGCCCTGCTCTGAGCCTTGCCGGATCTGCTTGGCAGCGAGGCCCTGCCCCGGCTCGCCGGTGTGCTCGCCGTCAACCTGCTGCTCTCCGGGGACAACGCCGTGGTGATAGCGCTCGCCGTGCGGAGGCTCAAGGGTGCGACCCGCCGGCGGGCGGTGCTGCTCGGCGCGGGCGGGGCGGTGGCGCTGCGGATCGTCTTCGCCGTCGCGGTGACGTTTCTGCTCGAGATCCCGCTGCTGCAGGCGGCGGGTGGGCTGCTCCTGTTCTGGATCGCCTGGCAGCTGGTGCAGGGAGACCAGGAGGAGGCCAAAGAGCACGTCAGCGCCGGCGGGGGGCTCTGGCAGGCTGTGAGGATCATTATCGTGGCCGACGTGGTGATGTCGCTGGACAACGTGGTCGCGCTGGTGGGGGTCTCGGGCGGACACCTCTTCATCCTCGGCATCGGGCTTTTGCTCACGATCCCGCTCGTGGTGTGGGGCGCGACGCTCCTGAGCTCCCTCCTCGACCGTTTCCCCTGGCTGGCTTACGCGGGCGCCGGGCTGCTGGCTTACGTGGCTGCGGAGATGATCCTGGGCGACGAGATCGTCCGGCGGTACGCCGGAGCGCTCTCGCAGGGCCTGGAGGCCCCGGTCTCGATTGCGTCGGCCGTCGTCTTCGTGGGTATCATCCTGGGCTGGAAGAGGGTGCGCGGCGGGTAGTGGAATGCCGGCGGGATCCGTTCTCTGGTCCCGGGTCTGGAAGTTCGTGTAACATCGTCGCTGATGGAGTCCTCGATCAGAGACCCCTCGCTGGCCCCCGAGGGGCACAGGAAGATGGACTGGGCCGCCCGGCACTCCCCGGTGCTGGACGCCGTACGGGGGCGCTACCTCGAGGACGGCTCGCTGAAGGATCTCGGGGTCGCGATCTGCCTCCCGATAGAGGCCAAGACCGCCCGCCTGGCCGATGTGCTCGCCGGGGCCGGAGTCCGGGTGGCCGTGGCCGCCCCGCTGCCCTTCGTCGTGCAGGACGACGTGGCGGCGGCGCTCGTGGAGCGCGGGGTGACGGTCTTCGCCTCCTCCGAGAGCCCACCGGAGGAGGCGGACCGGGACCTCGAACGGGCGCTCGATGCCGCCACGGCGGATGGCGAGGCGCTCCTGATAGACGACCGGGCGGCGCTGGTGCGCATCGCGCACACCACCCGCCGGGGGCTGCTGCCGCGCATACGCGGTGCCTCCGAAGAGACGACGAGCGGGGTCGCGAAGCTCCGGGCGATGGAGCGCGGGGGTGAGCTCCGGTTTGCCTGCATCGCCGCGAACGACGCCAGGTGCAAGCACCTCTTCGACAACCGCTACGGCACCGGACAGTCCGCGCTCGAGGCGATCATGCACGCGACGAACCTGATGCTCGGGGGCAAGCGGATGGTCGTCGCGGGTTACGGCTGGTGCGGGAGGGGTATCGCCCGGTACGCGGCCGGGCTCGGGGCGCGGGTCGTGGTCTGCGAGGTCGATCCGGTGCGCGGGCTCGAGGCGTACGCCGACGGGTTCGAGGTGCTGCCGGCGCTGGAGGCGGCAGAGGTCGGGGAGATCTTCGTAACCGCGACCGGGAACAGGGGGGTGCTGGGGCGTGAGCACTTCGCGCGGATGCGCGACGGTGCGATCCTGGCGAACGCTGGAGGGGTGGACGTGGAGATAGACGTCGAGGCGCTGAGGGCTTCGGCTTCCGAGGTCCGCCGGGCACGCCGCGACCTCAAGGAGTTCGTCATGCCCGACGGCAGGAGCCTCTTCCTCGTCGGTCGGGGGATGGTCGTGAACCTGACCGCCGGGGACGGGCACCCGGTCGAGATCATGGACCTCACCTTCGCCATACAGGCGCTCTGCGCGCATCACCTGGCCAACGAGGGTGCGTCCCTCTCCCCCTCCGTGCACCTGCTGCCGCGCGAGATAGACGACGAGGTCGCCCGCATCAAGCTCGAGGCCGTCGGGATGGGGATCGACGAGATCACCCCGGAGCAGCGGGCCTTCCTCGAGAGCTGGAGGGACTGATGGCCTCGGGGGCACCCGATGTGAATTTGCGGACGCGTCCCGTCTGAGACGGGTAATAAAATATAGAAAGATTTAGAATAAAAGAGATTTCTGCGAGAGAGGGAGTTTTTATATCGTGGCGGATGTGATCTATGACGTAGCCGTAATAGGGTCCGGGCCCGCCGGGTACACGGCGGCGCTCTACGCCTCGAGGGCCAGCCTCAGGACGGTGGTCTTCCAGGGTTACGAGGCCGGGGGGCAGCTCATGCTCACCACCGAGGTCGAGAACTTCCCCGGCTACCCGGAGGGGGTGATGGGCCCCGACATGATGGAGGACTTCGAGAAGCAGGCCTCCCGCTTCGGGGCCGAGATGCGCCCGGACGAGATAG from Rubrobacter calidifluminis encodes the following:
- a CDS encoding adenosylhomocysteinase, whose protein sequence is MESSIRDPSLAPEGHRKMDWAARHSPVLDAVRGRYLEDGSLKDLGVAICLPIEAKTARLADVLAGAGVRVAVAAPLPFVVQDDVAAALVERGVTVFASSESPPEEADRDLERALDAATADGEALLIDDRAALVRIAHTTRRGLLPRIRGASEETTSGVAKLRAMERGGELRFACIAANDARCKHLFDNRYGTGQSALEAIMHATNLMLGGKRMVVAGYGWCGRGIARYAAGLGARVVVCEVDPVRGLEAYADGFEVLPALEAAEVGEIFVTATGNRGVLGREHFARMRDGAILANAGGVDVEIDVEALRASASEVRRARRDLKEFVMPDGRSLFLVGRGMVVNLTAGDGHPVEIMDLTFAIQALCAHHLANEGASLSPSVHLLPREIDDEVARIKLEAVGMGIDEITPEQRAFLESWRD
- a CDS encoding TerC family protein; the protein is MPDLLGSEALPRLAGVLAVNLLLSGDNAVVIALAVRRLKGATRRRAVLLGAGGAVALRIVFAVAVTFLLEIPLLQAAGGLLLFWIAWQLVQGDQEEAKEHVSAGGGLWQAVRIIIVADVVMSLDNVVALVGVSGGHLFILGIGLLLTIPLVVWGATLLSSLLDRFPWLAYAGAGLLAYVAAEMILGDEIVRRYAGALSQGLEAPVSIASAVVFVGIILGWKRVRGG